One genomic window of Equus caballus isolate H_3958 breed thoroughbred chromosome 6, TB-T2T, whole genome shotgun sequence includes the following:
- the DDX23 gene encoding probable ATP-dependent RNA helicase DDX23 — MAGELADKKDRDVSPSKEERKRSRTPDRERDRDRDRKSSPSKDRKRHRSRDRRRGGSRSRSRSRSKSTERDRRHKERERDKERDRNKKDRDRDKDGHRRDKDRKRSSLSPGRGKDFKSRKDRDSKKDEEDEHGDKKPKAQPLSLEELLAKKKAEEEAEAKPKFLSKAEREAEALKRRQQEVEERQRMLEEERKKRKQFQDLGRKMLEDPQERERRERRERMERETNGNEDEEGRQKIREEKDKSKELHAIKERYLGGIKKRRRTRHLNDRKFVFEWDASEDTSIDYNPLYKERHQVQLLGRGFIAGIDLKQQKREQSRFYGDLMEKRRTLEEKEQEEARLRKLRKKEAKQRWDDRHWSQKKLDEMTDRDWRIFREDYSITTKGGKIPNPIRSWKDSSLPPHILEVIDKCGYKEPTPIQRQAIPIGLQNRDIIGVAETGSGKTAAFLIPLLVWITTLPKIDRIEESDQGPYAIILAPTRELAQQIEEETIKFGKPLGIRTVAVIGGISREDQGFRLRMGCEIVIATPGRLIDVLENRYLVLSRCTYVVLDEADRMIDMGFEPDVQKILEHMPVSNQKPDTDEAEDPEKMLANFESGKHKYRQTVMFTATMPPAVERLARSYLRRPAVVYIGSAGKPHERVEQKVFLMSESEKRKKLLAILEQGFDPPIIIFVNQKKGCDVLAKSLEKMGYNACTLHGGKGQEQREFALSNLKAGAKDILVATDVAGRGIDIQDVSMVVNYDMAKNIEDYIHRIGRTGRAGKSGVAITFLTKEDSAVFYELKQAILESPVSSCPPELANHPDAQHKPGTILTKKRREETIFA, encoded by the exons ATGGCAGGAGAGCTGGCTGACAAGAAGGACCGTGATGTATCACCTTCCAAGGAGGAAAGGAAGCGATCTCGAACTCCTGACAGAGAGCGGGATAGAGACCGGGACCGGAAGTCTTCCCCATCTAAAGATAGGAAGCGGCATCGTTCGAGGGATAGGCGTAGAGGAGGCAGCCGTTCTCGCTCCCGTTCCCGTTCCAAGTCTACAGAAAG AGACCGACGGCACAAAGAACGAGAACGAGATAAGGAGCGAGATCGGAATAAGAAGGACCGAGATCGGGATAAGGATGGGCACAGACGGGACAAGGACCGGAAACGATCCAG TTTATCTCCTGGCCGAGGAAAAGACTTTAAATCTCGGAAAGACAGAGACTCTAAGAAGGATGAAGAGGATGAACATGGTGATAAGAAGCCTAAG GCCCAGCCGTTGTCTCTGGAGGAACTTCTGGCTAAGAAAAAGGCTGAAGAAGAAGCTGAAGCTAAG CCCAAGTTCCTCTCCAAAGCAGAACGAGAGGCCGAAGCCCTAAAGCGACGGCAGCAGGAGGTCGAGGAGCGGCAGAGGAtgcttgaagaagagagaaagaaaagaaaacaattccaggaCTTGGGCAGGAAAATGTTGG AAGACCCTCAGGAACGGGAGCGTCGGGAACGCAGGGAGAGGATGGAGCGGGAGACCAATGGAAATGAGGATGAGGAAGGGCGGCAGAAGATCCGGGAGGAGAAGGACAAGAGCAAGGAGCTGCATGCCATTAAG GAGCGTTACCTGGGCGGCATCAAGAAGCGGCGCCGAACGAGGCATCTCAATGATCGCAAGTTTGTCTTTGAGTGGGATGCATCTGAGGACACATCCATCGACTACAACCCACT GTACAAAGAACGGCACCAAGTGCAGCTGTTGGGGCGAGGCTTCATTGCAGGCATTGACCTAAAGCAGCAGAAACGAGAGCAGTCACGTTTCTATGGAGACCTGATGGAGAAGAGGCGGACACTGGAAGAAAAGGAGCAAGAGGA GGCGAGACTCCGCAAACTTCGTAAGAAGGAAGCCAAGCAGCGCTGGGATGATCGACATTGGTCCCAGAAGAAATTAGATGAGATGACAGACAGGGACTGGCGCATCTTCCGCGAGGACTACAGCATCACCACCAAAGGTGGCAAGATCCCCAATCCCATCCGATCCTGGAAAgactcttccctccccccacacATCTTGGAGGTCATTGATAAATGTGGCTACAAG GAACCAACACCTATCCAGCGTCAGGCAATTCCCATTGGGCTACAGAATCGTGACATCATTGGTGTGGCTGAGACCGGCAGCGGCAAGACAGCAGCCTTCCTCATCCCGTTGCTGGTCTGGATCACCACTCTTCCCAAAATTGACAG GATCGAAGAGTCAGACCAGGGCCCTTATGCCATCATCCTGGCCCCCACCCGTGAATTGGCTCAGCAGATTGAGGAAGAGACCATCAAGTTTGGGAAGCCACTGGGCATCCGCACTGTGGCTGTCATTGGCGGCATCTCCAGAGAAGACCAGGGCTTCCGTTTGCGCATGGGTTGTGAG ATCGTGATTGCTACCCCGGGACGTCTGATTGATGTGCTGGAGAACCGCTACCTGGTGCTGAGCCGCTGTACCTATGTGGTTCTGGATGAGGCAGATAGGATGATTGACATGGGCTTTGAGCCAGATGTCCAGAAGATCCTGGAGCACATGCCTGTCAGCAACCAGAAGCCAGACACCGATGAAGCTGAGGACCCTGAGAAGATGTTGGCCAACTTTGAGTCAGGAAAACATAAATACCGCCAA ACAGTCATGTTCACGGCCACCATGCCCCCAGCGGTGGAGCGTCTCGCCCGGAGCTATCTTCGGCGACCTGCTGTGGTGTACATTGGCTCGGCAGGCAAGCCCCATGAACGTGTGGAACAGAAGGTCTTCCTCATGTCAGAGTCAGAAAAGAG gaAAAAGCTGCTGGCAATCTTGGAGCAAGGCTTTGATCCGCCCATCATTATTTTTGTCAATCAGAAGAAGGGCTGCGACGTTTTGGCCAAATCCCTGGAGAAGATGGGG TACAATGCTTGTACACTGCATGGTGGAAAAGGCCAGGAGCAGCGAGAGTTTGCACTGTCCAACCTCAAGGCTGGGGCCAAGGATATTTTGGTGGCTACAGATGTGGCGGGTCGTGGTATCGACATCCAAGACGTGTCCATGGTTGTCAACTATGATATGGCCAAAAATATTGAAG ATTATATCCACCGCATTGGCCGCACAGGACGAGCAGGCAAGAGTGGTGTGGCCATcaccttcctcaccaaagaggACTCTGCTGTATTCTATGAGCTGAAGCAAGCCATCCTGGAGAGCCCAGTGTCCTCCTGCCCCCCGGAGCTAGCCAACCACCCAGATGCCCAGCACAAGCCAGGCACCATCCTCACCAAGAAGCGCCGGGAAGAGACCATCTTTGCCTGA
- the RND1 gene encoding rho-related GTP-binding protein Rho6, whose translation MKERRAPQPVVARCKLVLVGDVQCGKTAMLQVLAKDCYPETYVPTVFENYTACLETEEQRVELSLWDTSGSPYYDNVRPLCYSDSDAVLLCFDISRPETVDSALKKWRTEILDYCPSTRVLLIGCKTDLRTDLSTLMELSHQKQAPISYEQGCAIAKQLGAEIYLEGSAFTSEKSIHSIFRTASMVCLNKSSTMPPKSPVRSLSKRLLHLPSRSELISSTFKKEKAKSCSIM comes from the exons ATGAAGGAGAGACGGGCCCCCCAGCCGGTCGTGGCCAGATGTAAGCTCGTTCTGGTGGGGGATGTGCAGTGTGGGAAGACAGCGATGTTACAGGTGTTAGCGAAGGACTGCTATCCCGAG acTTATGTGCCCACCGTGTTTGAGAATTACACAGCCTGCTTGGAGACAGAGGAACAGCGAGTGGAGCTCAGTCTCTGGGACACGTCAG GATCTCCCTACTATGACAATGTCCGTCCACTCTGCTACAGCGACTCAGATGCAGTATTATTATGCTTTGATATCAGCCGTCCGGAGACAGTGGACAGTGCACTCAAGAAG TGGAGGACAGAAATCCTAGATTATTGTCCCAGCACCCGTGTTTTGCTTATTGGCTGCAAGACAGACCTGCGAACAGACCTGAGCACTCTGATGGAGCTGTCCCACCAGAAGCAGGCACCCATCTCCTAtgagcag ggcTGCGCAATAGCCAAGCAGCTGGGTGCAGAAATCTACCTGGAAGGCTCGGCTTTCACCTCGGAAAAGAGTATCCACAGCATCTTCCGGACAGCGTCCATGGTGTGTCTGAACAAGTCCAGCACAATGCCCCCGAAGAGCCCCGTCCGAAGCCTCTCCAAGCGACTGCTCCACCTGCCCAGTCGTTCTGAACTCATCTCTTCCACCTTCAAGAAGGAAAAGGCCAAAAGCTGTTCCATCATGTGA